Genomic window (Dictyoglomus thermophilum H-6-12):
CCTCTTTGGAGTTTGGGATTTCATCAATCTCGTTGGAGTTATGACTCTGAGAAAAAAGTTTATGAGGTTGCTGAAAAATTTAGAAAGAGGAAGATTCCTTGTGATGCTATATATCTAGATATTGATTATATGAAGGGATATAGGGTTTTCACAGTCAATAGAAAGAGATTCCCCAACTTTGATAAAATGGCTGAAGATTTAAAGAGGCTTGGTTTTAAAATTGTTTTGATAATTGATCCAGGGGTTAAATGGGATAAAAGGTATGAGGTTTTTAAAGAAGGAATAGAGAAAGACTTCTTTTGTAAAAGAGAGAATGGGAAAATTTTCACAGGTTATGTATGGCCTGGGAAGTCTGTTTTTCCAGATTTTTTAAGAGAAGAAGCGAGGGATTTTTGGGGTGAAAATCATAGGAAATTTATAAATTTAGGAATTAGTGGTTTTTGGAATGATATGAATGAACCATCGATTTTTTCAAAAATTGAGTATTTAGCGATGAAGATACTTTTCCACATTTTAAAGCTTAAAGAACCCCCAAAACTTAAATCTCCTAAAAGTTTTGAGGAAAAGATTAAAAGAATAAAGAAAAAAACTATGGATGAAGGAGTAATACATAAGTTAAATGGAAAGATTTTTTATCATTCTGAGATTCATAATATTTATGGACTTTTGATGAACAAAGCCACTTTTGAAGGATTTTTAAAGATTAAGCCTAATGAAAGGCCTTTTATTTTGACCAGATCAGGTTTTTCGGGTATTCAGAAATATTCTGCTGTTTGGTGTGGTGACAACAAGAGTTCTTGGGAAAATCTTTTTTCTTCTATTATAACTTTGCAGAATTTATCTATGTCGGGAGTTCCTTTTGTAGGAGAGGATGTGGGAGGTTTTTGGGGAGACTGTGATAAAGAACTTTTTGCCAGATGGATAGAGCTTGGAGTTTTTTATCCTTTCTTTAGGGTACATACTGCTAAAAATACGAAGGAGCAAGAGCCTTGGAGCTTCGGAGAAGAAGTAGAAAGAATTGCAAAAGAGTTGATTTCTTTAAGATATAGACTTATACCTTATATATATTCCCTTTTCTACGAGGCAAAAGAGAAGGGTATCCCTATTTTAAGAAGCTTGATATTAGAGTTCCCTAACATAAGAGAAGTATTAAATCATGAAGATGAATTCATGTTTGGTCCGTTTATCCTTGTTGCTCCAGTATATGAGAAGAATCATAGAGAAAGAAATGTTTATCTTCCTGATGGGTTTTGGTATGACTTCTATACAGGGAAAAGATATAGAGGGGGTAGTAGTATAAAAGTTAATGCTCCTTTAAATAAGATTCCATTGTTTATAAGAGAAGGGGCAATTATTCCTATGTGGGATGTACAAAGTTATGTTGGTGAGAAAAATCAGGAAATTTTAACCTTAGAAATCTATCCTGGAGAGGGAAAATTTTTATATTACGAAGATGATGGAACTACTTGGGATTACGAGAAAGGTATATATAACCTGGTAGAGTTTTCCACTTTTAAGAGGGGAGAGCAACAGGTTTTAAGTGTTCGTTTTGTTCATAGGGGATACGAGGGGGGTGCAAAATTTTTGAATGTACATTATTGTAAAAAAGAGAAGAAGATAGATTTTACAGAGGGAGAATTTGAGATAAATTAGTTTTTAATTTATTCCTCTTTTGTCTAATATAGAGTAAATATGTTTCCTTAATATAGGAAGCCTTACTTTGTAGATAAGACTGCAGATAAGACATAATATTCCACTTAAGAGTACAGTATTTACAGCACCGATATGTTTGGCAAGAAGTCCACCTATATAGCTTCCTATAGGCATAGATCCCATAAAAAACATTACGTATATGCTCATTACTCTTCCCCTTATGTGATTTTCAATAACGTTCTGAATTAGTGTATTACTACATACCGAATTTAACATAAAGCTAAGTCCAGTGACAAAAAGAGCCAATATGGAAGTATAAATATTTCTTGACAGGGAAAAAATAAGAAGCCCTATTCCTGCAGTTCCAAAAGAGTAGGATATAATACTTTCTATTCCTCTAACTTTTGATCTTCCTGCAAGGTAGATTGCTCCGATAAGAGCCCCAGCTCCTGTTGCTCCTGTGAGGATTCCAAGAGTTTCTGGCCCACCATGAAGTATGTCTTTAGCAAAGATAGGCATGAGTACGCTATATATGGACGCAAAAATACTTGATAGAGAAATAAATATAAGAATGTACCTTACCACAATAAAATTAAAGGCATAGCTAAATCCGGCTTTTAAATCTTTAATAATATTCTCTGAGATAACTGGAATTTTAACTTTTATTTTCATGAAAAGTAATGCGATAATTACAGCAAGATAACTCAAGGCATTTATTAAAAAGCACATACCTTCTCCTATTAAGGCAATAAGAAATCCACTTATGGTGGGACCTATAAGTCTTGCAACATTAAAAAGAAGTGAGTTTAAAGCGATAGCATTATTTAAATCTTCAGGCCTTTCTACCATTTCAATCACAAAGGATTGTCTTGTGGGAGCATCGATGGAGTTTATAATTCCAAGAATTAAGCTTAACAATAGGATATGCCATGTTTGTATAGTGTTTGTTAGAGTTAGAATAGAAAGAATAAGGGCTTGAAACATTAGTAAGGTTTGAGTAAGTATTAAGATTTTGTGTTTGCTA
Coding sequences:
- a CDS encoding glycoside hydrolase family 31 protein, whose amino-acid sequence is MTLKVKDELLKVSFITPKIVNFHYSKNGVFNKDYSFCVEYQKLKNSNVEVNFKEDEKYYYLSSEYLNIAISKELGKVSIYDKDGNLILSDYEDKGYVKEGSKIFTYKEIKYGEAFFGFGERLGSLNKKGQVLINWNTDESNHSMNNDPLYQCHPFFISWHPKASYGLFFDNTFFSYFDMGRENQSYYYFCAQDGELDYYFIYGPSPKEVIEGYTFLVGRCHMPPLWSLGFHQSRWSYDSEKKVYEVAEKFRKRKIPCDAIYLDIDYMKGYRVFTVNRKRFPNFDKMAEDLKRLGFKIVLIIDPGVKWDKRYEVFKEGIEKDFFCKRENGKIFTGYVWPGKSVFPDFLREEARDFWGENHRKFINLGISGFWNDMNEPSIFSKIEYLAMKILFHILKLKEPPKLKSPKSFEEKIKRIKKKTMDEGVIHKLNGKIFYHSEIHNIYGLLMNKATFEGFLKIKPNERPFILTRSGFSGIQKYSAVWCGDNKSSWENLFSSIITLQNLSMSGVPFVGEDVGGFWGDCDKELFARWIELGVFYPFFRVHTAKNTKEQEPWSFGEEVERIAKELISLRYRLIPYIYSLFYEAKEKGIPILRSLILEFPNIREVLNHEDEFMFGPFILVAPVYEKNHRERNVYLPDGFWYDFYTGKRYRGGSSIKVNAPLNKIPLFIREGAIIPMWDVQSYVGEKNQEILTLEIYPGEGKFLYYEDDGTTWDYEKGIYNLVEFSTFKRGEQQVLSVRFVHRGYEGGAKFLNVHYCKKEKKIDFTEGEFEIN
- a CDS encoding MFS transporter, which produces MKKANLFRALRSRNYKLYFSGQAISLIGTWIQSTAMSWLVYRLTNSSVLLGTTAFLSQIPNLFISPFVGVFLDRFSKHKILILTQTLLMFQALILSILTLTNTIQTWHILLLSLILGIINSIDAPTRQSFVIEMVERPEDLNNAIALNSLLFNVARLIGPTISGFLIALIGEGMCFLINALSYLAVIIALLFMKIKVKIPVISENIIKDLKAGFSYAFNFIVVRYILIFISLSSIFASIYSVLMPIFAKDILHGGPETLGILTGATGAGALIGAIYLAGRSKVRGIESIISYSFGTAGIGLLIFSLSRNIYTSILALFVTGLSFMLNSVCSNTLIQNVIENHIRGRVMSIYVMFFMGSMPIGSYIGGLLAKHIGAVNTVLLSGILCLICSLIYKVRLPILRKHIYSILDKRGIN